Genomic segment of Paenibacillus sp. FSL R5-0623:
ACACGTACTGGAGCCATATTGACGATGATATCAAAACAACAAATTCCTATGCGATGACTGGTGATGGAATATCGCTTGGTAAGAGTGCGGGAGCAGCGCTGACAGGCATGGGCTTCACTCAAATGATGCCGGTAGCCGATCCGGATACGGGCGAACTCTTCAGTGGACTGCAAGTACCGCCTGAAAACTTTGTCATTGTTAACAAAAAGGGAGAACGATTTGTTAATGAATTCTCTGGACGAGATGTCCTAACGAAAGCAGCAATCGAGCAGGGAAGTTTATTTTACCTGATTGCGGATGACGAGATCAAGAAAACGGCAGCGAACACAAGCCAGGAAAAAATAGACCGTCAAGTCGAAGAAGGTACCTTGTTTAGAGCCGATACCATAGAAGAACTGGCAGTGAAAATCAAAATGGAACCTGAAGCTCTTAGAAATACGATTGATAAGTATAACTCATATGTGGATGCGGGCTTTGATCCGGAGTTCCATAAGGATACGTTTAGCTTAAAAGTCGAGAAGTCTCCATTCTATGCCACACCTAGAAAGCCGGCAGTTCACCATACCATGGGCGGAATTAAGATCGACACCCAAACTCGCGTATTGGATGAAAACGGTCAGCCGATTGCACATCTGTATGCCGCTGGAGAAGTTGCAGGAGGTATACATGCAGGCAACCGTTTAGGCGGTAATGCCTTGACGGATATCTTTACTTTTGGCCGAATCGCTGGTAAGACTGCTGTTGATGAGATGAATGATTAGAATGTAAAATAAGAAATATAGATCACTCTAGGTTTCCCATATGTAAAGAACCCGCTTAACACAAGGATTTTCGAGTGTTAAGCGGGTTTTTTCGATGTGGAAATGCTTTGGTTTTGTGGTCGTGGTCACACGAATGTTCTCAGACCCCAAACCAAGCCCGGTGAAGGGCGTATACGCCTTCTGTAATATCCTCAATACTCAATCCACCAAAACCAATCTGAACCATGGATTGCTCCGCTTGAGCTGGTTGCGCCCAAAAGGGGGATACCGGGTAGACCTGGACACCTTCCTTCTCAGCAGTAGCAATCAGCTTGTGTTCATCCATTCCATTATGTACACGCAACAAAATATGAAGTCCTGCATCCTCACCAATGATGGTAACTTGAGCACCCATCATCTTCTGAATCATTGAAATGAGTGTAAATTGCTTCTGTCGATATACCTTCCTCATCTTGCGAATGTGGGCTTCCCAATGTCCATTACTCATAAACAGCTCTAAGGTGTTCTGCTGAAAATGAGAGACCGTTTGATCATATAATCGGTAGTCTTGTTTACGGTGTAGCTCTAACATGGTCTGTGGTAGAACCATATACGCAATTCGTAATGAAGGAAGAAGGCACTTTGAAAATGTTCCCAGGTAAACGGTTCGCTGTTGAGTATCCAGGCTTTGCAGGGAAGGTATCGGTTTGCCGACATATCTGAACTCACTATCATAATCGTCCTCAATAATGATCCCATTCTGATCTGTTGCCCATTTCAGTAATTGCATTCTCTTGGCCAGCGGCATGACCATTCCATAGGGGAACTGATGTGACGGTGTAATGTAGACGATGCGGGAATTGCTTTTGTATAACTTATGGATATGAAGTCCATCTGCTTCCAGCGGAATCGGGTGAATGTCCAAACCTTTATGTTGAAAAACCGTCCGAACACCGTCATATCCCGGGTCTTCCATCGCGATACCATGACTAACATCACCTAGTAATCCAGATAACACACCGAGCAGGTATTGAACACCAGCTCCAATTATAATTTGATCAGGTGAACAATTTACTCCCCTAGAGCTGTGCAGGTAATTTGAAATTTCAGATCGAAGTCCCGGTTCTCCAAGAGGATCGCCATAGGAGAACAACTTCATTTGGTTCTGGAGCAAGCTCTGATTGGATAACTTGCGCCAAGTGGCAAATGGAAAATGCTCAGCATCTACGTCACCATAACGAAAATTGTATCGAATCTCTGGGCTATCCTGAATACTGTTTTCCAACCAATCCTTACTCACTACATGGGACAAGGGCAATGCTTCCAGCTTCAAATCCATTATGTATAAGCCACTTCTAGGTCTGCTCTGGACATAACCTTCGGCTAATAACTGTTGATAGGCCATATCGACTGTATTACGGCTAATGTGGAGGTGGCTGGATAGTGAACGAATAGAGGGAAGACGACTATCGGCTGGTAACTTTCCGTTCAAAATATCTTTCTTAATATAGTGATAAAGCTGAGTGTATAACGGATCTCCAGACTCTCTGTTCAACAATAATGTCAACTCAATCATGCTAATCCTCCTCGTTGCCAGAACTGACCCTATGATTTTGTTGAGAGTTGTCACTACTTATGGGGTCAATCGATGGTTACAATTATATCAGTTCCGGTCGAATTGAAAAGATATCAGTGCACTGGATTACTATTGTTGTAGGAGGAGAAGGAATGAACAAACCTATAGATGTTATGGAACGAATAGAAAATCCGTCAACACAAGCGGTGGAAAACTTCAATCAACACCCTGGTTTCCGCCGTATGTTTGCCCCAGACCAATTAACAATAGGGCTGTTTTTACCACTTAAATTCTATAAAGGACACATGGATGTTCTAAAAGGTCAAGCTGACCTCGTGGAAAGCATTGATCAACGCAATTTTGCTGCCGTATGGGTGCGAGATGTCCCTTTATTTGATCCCGGCTTTGGAGATGCTGGACAAGTATTTGACCCATTTGTCTATCTAGCCTATCTTGCTGCAAGAACCCGAAACGTTTCCCTAGTAACAGGAAGCGCGATCTTCACGCTTCGCCATCCGATTGATTTAGCCAAGGCAGCTGCATCCATTGATGTACTCTCGGGCGGACGACTTGTGTTAGGGATTGCTTCTGGCGACCGACCTGCTGAGTTTCCGGCATATGGGATAGATGGGGAGCATCGTGATGTGCGATTCCGGGAGACGGTGGAGTTTTTCCGTGAGCTTATACAGGATAGAACTGGCGCAATTCAATCTTCTCTTGGTCAATTGAAAGGGCTTGAATTACTCCCGAAACCAGCAGCTGGTGGTATTCCGCTCGTTGTGACAGGCTCAAGCAGGCAGTCTTTAGATTGGATTGCGAAGAACAGTGACGGCTGGCTTACGTATCCCGAAGCAACGGCAAACGAATCCGGTCCTCAGATGCTTGGCCATAAGATTAGTGCCTGGCGTGAAAAAATACCTAATGGCATGTTCAAGCCGCATATGACCAACGAATGGATTGATCTTGTGGAAGATGTCAATTATCCTCGAACACCGCTTCGTGGCGGGTACATATTACGTACAGGTCGGGCAGGTTTGATTCAGCTTTTGGAGGAATGGCGAGCGGTGGGAGTTAATCATGCTGCACTAGGCATTCATTTTTCGAGTCGGCCTCCTGCTGAGGTGATTCAGGAGTTGGCAGAGGAAGTATTGCCGCTCTTTCCTACGCATGTGAGTCCGAAGCCATTGTTTACAGGGTGGTAGAGCATAAAATTATTGTCTGATGACAAAGATGGCTTTTCTCCGCATTTCTGTTAACGATCAGAAGAGGATCGATCCGCTGGCAGCGATAAGGTCAGGGGTTCGATCCCCTAGGTACCATAACGAAAAAGACGTCATTACGAAATATATTATGGCGTTTTTTTCGTTATGGATTGTTCAGGTAGCGAATGCGTAGCTTAGTCCGCGTGCGTGCATGAAGCTGTAAATCGACTCGATACAGCAGATCAGGGATGATGCCAAAGGTATGACATACTTTTATGTAAACGCTTTAATTAAATATAGACAAGGGATGCCGACGGTGATAATATTGTTTCTGTAAGAAACTATATTGTTCTTATCAAATATAATTATAAGGACTTCATTCTTAAGTATACGAATAACGCCCTGTGCTAAAGAATTTTAATTGTTTGGTGCTTGAGCGTAACGAGAGGGATGGGAAATATTATGAGTATAATTGAAACAACAATCGAATCTTTTGACGGTACTCGCCTATATTCTAGTAAAAATTTAGTTAGTGATGCGAAGGCAGCTGTAGTCATTGTTCACGGACTAGCTGAGCATGCAGGGCGCTACGATTATTTGACAGAGAAGCTGAATCAGCGTGGGTTTAGCGTGTATCGGTTTGACCATCGTGGTCATGCCAGATCCGAGGGACAGCGTACGTTTTATAAAGAATTTGATCATCTTATTGAAGATGTTCATGTCATTGTTGAGGCGGCATTGCAAGAGAGTGGCGATCTTCCGCTATTTATCATCGGACATAGTATGGGCGGTTTTGCAACCTCGTCCTTTGGAACGAAATATCCAGGCAAGGTCAAAGGCATCGTACTATCCGGAGCCCTCACTCGATACAATACAAAAGTTGCCGGAGAACTGCCAATGGATCTTCCTGCAGGCACGTATTTCCCAAATGAGCTGGGCAGCGGCGTATGCAGTGATCCCGCAGTTGTATCCGCTTACGCGAATGACCCGCTGGTTGAAAAGCAGATCTCTGTAGATTTATTTAACAGCTTGGGAAATGGCATAACATGGCTCAAGGAGAACCCCAAGCAGTTTACAGATCCCGTGCTTGTACTGCACGGAGCAAATGATGGACTGGTCAGCGAAAAGGATTCCCGTGACTTTTACGGCGATATTGCTTCCACGGATAAAACACTCAAAATTTATGCTCATCTGATGCATGAGATATTTAATGAACCGACTCGTGATGATGTTATTGAAGAAGCAATTACATGGATTGAAAAACGAATCTGATTTCAGTAGAGTAAGAGAGAATCTGAATATGAAAGGGATTACTCATGAAATTAGATTGGATGGGCGACCATCGGGAACTGATTGAGAAAATTATCAAATACGGTAATGCGTACTCGAACACGTACAAGTTGCAACGAAGTTATGGAACAGACATGATGTTCTCGGCTTCACAGATTCAAACGTTGGAATACATTCTGGAAGCCGAGGACAAGGAAGAGAAGATGTCGGAAATGGCCGCACGACTGGGCGTAAGCCGCAGTACATTTTCCAAGAACGTGAAGAATCTGACGGAAAAAGGTCTGCTCGAAAAATTTCATTTAAGCGGTAACCGCAAAGACATATACGTCAAACCTTCGCTGAAAGGTCGCGAGGTATATACGAAGTATACCGAATTTGTAAGGGAGCTGTGCTTTGATGAGATTTTCAAGTATGCAGATCAGATTTCAGAAGCAGATAAGCAAAACTTTGTTCGCATCATGGATTTGTTTGCCGACGTGCTCGTCTGGTATGGTGAAAAAGAACAGGAAGCGCGCAAGTTAATCAGAATTGATTCCTCTGAAACATGAACCTTGAAATTAAGGGCAACAGCCCATTCCCTCCGCGAATGTCCGTCATACAGTATAAAGTGCTTGATGCAGCAGAGGCTGTAGGACAATTATTCAGCAGGGAGTGGGATGTGTGAAATCATCAACAAAGCTTACCGGACGGGTTATTTATAAAGGAGATCCGGGATACGAAGCGGCGCGCAAGAACTGGGACCCGCATACCGATAAATATCCTAAAGTTTTTGTTTTTGCCCAAAAGACGAAAGATGTATCCAACGCTATCCGATGGGCTCGTGAAAACAATGTACCGATCAGGCCGAGGAGTGGAAGACATGCGCTTGAGGTTAATCTTTCACAAGTGAATGGTGGTATCGTGATTGATGTGAGTGATCTGAATTCCATCAAGCTTGATAAAAAAAATGGAACGGTTGTTGTTGGAACAGGAAACCGAGTGGGAAGAATTGCGAATACCCTTGCCAAGCAAGGTTTCATAGCTCCTTTTGGTGACAGCCCTACTGTAGGGATCGGTGGAATTACGTTAGGTGGGGGAATTGGGCCTCTCCAGCGTACGATTGGACTCATCAGTGATAACCTGCTTGAGGTAGAGATGGTGGACGCCAAAGGAAAAGTGATTCGGGCTAATAAAAATCGTAATTCGGATCTCTTTTGGGCCTCGCGGGGAGGGGGCGGTGGTAACTTCGGAGTATACACCCGTTACAAATTCAAAGTGCGCCGTGCTCCAGCGAAGGCGACTGTATTTAAAATCACCTGGCCATGGGCTCAATTCGAAAAGGTGCTCAAAGTATGGCAGAGGTGGGCTCCCTCTGTGGATACAAGACTGGGCAGCGAGTTGTCCATCGGACCGAAAAAGGGTGGCAATGTTGTCATGGAGGGGCTGTTCCTAGGGTCAAAAACAGAGGCACTCCGTCTATTGCAGCCGATTACGAGTGTTGGCACACCGACAAGTTCCATTGTTCGTTTGTTACCTTACACGGAAGTTGTGAAGTTCTTATTACAACCTGATCCGACCGAGACTCAACGGTATAGCAACCAGTTCTCGTCCGGTTTTGGACGAAAACCATTCCCCGACAAAGCCATTAAATCGATGCGAACATTTTTGGAGAACCTGGAAGAGGGACCAGGCGGATTCTATTTCCTCAACTGGGGCGGAGCAGTAAGTCGCAAATCACCTAGATCAACCGCCTTCTTCTGGCGTAAAGAGAAGTTCTATGTGGAATGGACCAGTACGTGGCTCAAACCATCCCATGCCGCCAAAAATATCGCACTCGCTCGTAATACTCGCAAGAAATTGCAACCATACATTGTGGGTTCCTATATCAACGTTCCAGACCAAGGGATCAAGAATTCCGGTCCAGTGTACTATGGAGCCAACTATGCCAGACTGCGGAGAGTCAAAGCCAAGTATGACCCGAAAAATGTGTTTAACAATCCACAAAGTATCACTCCGGCTCGGATAGTGTAAGGTAGAGCCATTCATTTTTTAACAGTAGCTAGTGCTAATTAGAAGTTAAATTCATCTATGTACTATTAATAATAAAGACACGTCTTTTATGGCGTGTCTTATTGATATTTATGGTAGTATAGATGCCAAAACGATATATGAAACGATACAGTTGCTGTTCGACCCTTGAATGGAGGTATAGCTCATGTATGCACCGATCTTATCTACGAAATTAACCATTCCAGTTCAGCGCTCCCATGTAGTGGATCGTCCCCGCCTGTATGTCCGTTTCGGCGAGGGGATGCACGCTAAACTCATACTGGTCTCTGCTCCTGCAGGATCAGGAAAAACACTACTAGTCAATCAATGGGTTAAGTCTTCTTTAATAGATACAGCTTGGCTCTCGCTGGAAGAAGCGGATAACGATCCTTCACGTTTTTTGACATATCTATGTGCTTCGTTACAGACGATTGTCCCCAAGCTTGCTGAAGGAATCATGGGATTTGTTCAATCTTCCGAACCGCCACCTAATGAGACCATTATTACATACCTTCTTAATGAAGTTTCTGAAATAACCGATCATTTTGTACTTGTTCTGGATGATTATCATCTCATGACTTCAGAAGTGATCCATCAAGCGCTTGCCTACTTACTGAGGCACATGCCCCCGCATATGCATATCGTCATGACTACGCGTCAGCAACCCAAGTTACCTTTGGCTCGACTGCGGGCAAAGGGGGAATTGATTGAAATACGTGGTAGTGATCTGCGGTTTACTTCTGCCGAATGTAGTGAGTTTTTGGATCGGATCATGGGATTGAAACTTTCAGAGGAACATGTCGCTCTCCTTGAAAAACGAACAGAAGGCTGGGTGGCCGGGTTGCAGTTAGCGGCCTTATCCATGCAGGGTTCTTCTGATCTAAATCACTTTATGGAAACGTTCAGTGGCAGGGACCCATTTGTACTGGACTATCTAATGGAAGAAATATTACAAGGGCTTACCGAACAGGTACAGAACTTTTTATTGAAAACGTGCATGTTGGATCGATTATGCGGTTCATTGTGTGATGCGATCTTTGATATAGATGAACCCAAGGAACATGAATCCGTTGATTTTACCGGACAGGACATGTTGGAGTGGCTGGAGCAAGCCAATCTTTTCATCGTTCCCTTGGACAATGAGAGGCGATGGTATCGTTACCATCATCTGTTTGCAGATTTATTGCGTAAAAGAGTACACCAGAATTCAAATTATGCCGGCACAGCGCAGACCGAACTGTCTGTTACTGAGATACATAAGCGAGCGAGTATCTGGTATGAGAAGCATCAAATGGAGCTGGAGGCTTTCAATCATGCTGTAGCTGCGGCAGATACTCATCGGGCATCGGATCTGTTGGAAGGTAAAGGTATGCCACTTCTTTTTCGCGGGGGTGCTGTTCCTGCCTTGCAATGGTTGAGTTCTCTATCCTCAGCAGAAATGGATTCAATACCTTCCCTATGGGTGATGCATGCGGCTGCGTTGTTAGTGTCAGGACATATGATAGACGTCGAACCCAAATTGCAGTCTGCTGAACAAGCGTTACAAAATATGGAACCTGAAAAGATCAATTCTGATCTCATCGGACATATTGCCTCCATCCGAGCCACGCTGGCTGTCAGCCGGCACGATGCGGATACGATTATTACGGAGTCACTTCGAGCACTCAAATATTTGCATCCTCATAATCTGCCCATTCGTGCAGCAACAGCTTGGACCTTAGGATATGCATACCAGCTTCAGGGAAAACGTGTGGAAGCCGAATTGTCCTACGAGGAATCATTATCGAACAGTACCAGGATCGGACATCATATCATCACGATGATGGCGACACTGGGCATGGGGAATATGCAGGAATCTAACAATCAGCTACACCTGGCGGCTGAAGCCTATCAGCAGGTGGTACATATGGCAGGTAAGCCACCGCTACCCATTGCTTGTGAAGCCCACTTGGGTCTGGCGCGAGTTCATTACGAATGGAATAAGCTTGATGTGGCGATGTTACACGCTCAACAGAGTGTGCAGTTGGCACATCAATTTGTCCAAACCGACAGGGTTGTTGCAAGTGAGTTATGGCTCGCCCGAGTGACGCTTGCGAAGGCGGATCTTCTTCAAGCCGCTTTTATGTTAGATAGAATCAACGAAAAGGCCCAACGGTTAAATTTTACAAAGGCGATCCCTGATATTACTGCTGCATACGTTCTTGTGCTCCTTCGTCAGGGCGATCTGAAAAAGGCAATACGATTATCATGGGACAGAAATCATGCGCTTAGTCAGACCAGAGTATTGCTGAAGCAGGGGAACACCTTGGGAGCACTTGGTATGATGGAATCCTGTCTTCACTTGGCCATAACCAAAGGCTTCAAGGATGAACAGCTCAAGGCAACAATCCTTCTGGCGGTTATCCATGAGGAACATGGAAATAGAACACAAGCTATCGAGCTCCTGACTGAGGCCATGATGATGGCAGAGCCAGCAGGCTTCATTCGTGTATTTGTAGACGAAGGTGTTGTTGTGCACAGTCTTTTGAAGAGTATGAGAGCACGTGGTGACTCACATTTATATCTGCTTCAATTACTGGCTGCATTTGATGAAGGTGAGGACAACAGAATAGAAATGATTTCGGAAGAGACAGATGTATATCCGTACGTTTCTGAACTGCGAATTGATCCGTTAAGTGTGAGAGAGCTCGAAGTATTACATCTGATTGCGCAGGGAAGATCCAATCGGGAGATTAGTGAGATACTTCATATTGCGCTGCCTACCGTGAAAGGACATAACCGGATTATTTTTGACAAAATGCAGGTGAAGCGACGAACCGAAGCCGTGGCAAAAGCACGTGAATGGAAACTCCTGTAACGGATGTATCTTTGAAACAATACTTTAGTATCTAGGGGCCGAACCCACTTCCCGATATACTCATGGCAAACAGGAACATGTGGGGGGAAAGATATGAGAGCTATCATATGTACAAAGTATGGATCACCAGATGTGTTGCAGCTTAAAGATATAGCGAAGCCATCACCCAAAGAGCATGAGATTCAGATTAAAATACATGCAACAACCGTAACATCGGGGGACTGTAGAGTTCGCGGTTTTAATAGCCCATTCCTGTACTGGATACCCATGCGTCTTTTTTTGGGAATCCGAAAACCCCGAAATTCGATTCTGGGCGTAGAGTTAGCAGGCGAAGTTACGGCGATCGGCAAGGAAGTGAAGCGATTTAATTTAGGTGATCAGGTATATGCACTAAATGGAATGCGTTTCGGTGCCCATGCTCAGTATATATGTCTATCTGAAGAGGATCCCGTCACTTTGAAACCGGTTAATGCAACGTATGAGGAAGCAGCAGCTGTTCCGTTCGGTGGAACTACGGCCTTATATTTTCTGCTCAAAGGAAACATAAAACGGGGAATGAAAGTGCTCATCTATGGAGCTTCGGGAGCCGTAGGAACTGCTGCTGTACAGCTTGCAAAGTATTTTGGAGCAGAAGTGACAGGGGTATGCAGTACAACGAATGTGGAATTCGCGAAGTCACTTGGTGCCGAGCATGTTATCGATTATATGAAGGAAGACTTTACAAAAACAAGTCAGCGGTATGATCTGATATTGGATGCAGTTGGCAAAGTCTCGAAAGGTCAGTGTCGGCACCTATTGGTACCTAACGGCACATATGTCACTGTTGATGGGCAAGGCATCGCAAGGGTTACTGCGAAGGATCTGATACTTCTTAAAGAGTTGATGGAGGCTGGTAAGATGCAAGCGGTGATTGACAGACGTTATGCCTTGGAGCAAATTCAGGAAGCTTATCGCTATGTGGAAACAGGGCGAAAGAGGGGAAATGTCGTGATTACGGTCAAACATGAGAACTAATTGGCAGTGTGTCGAACTTACTTTTCAAAGGAATGAAAAAGCCACCCTCGGTCATATGACCAAGAGCGGCTTCTTTACATGCCAATTCGCATATCAGCCATTCAGCTATTATGCTTTAACTTGTTCTCCAGCAAATACTTCAACGTTCATTGGAGCGGCCATGAATGCTGCTGCTTGTTGAACAAAAGCTTGGAAATGCGCGCTTGTGTTGTGGGAAGCTGTAGCAGCTTCATCTTTCCACAGCTCGATCATCGTGTATTGTTGTTCGCGTTCTGTGCTTTTTGCCAAATCGTAGCTGATGTTACCTTCTTCTTGACGTGTTGCAGCAATCAGTTCTTTCGCAGATACGAGGAATGCTTGCTCTTGGTCCGGTTTAACTTGCAGATGCGCGTGAATGATAATCATAATGTATAACCTCCATATTGTGTTTGTTTGGAATGTGTTAAGAATGTATGGTTACTAACCAATATAATCGAACTTACAGGGAAACCGTCCCTGATATTATGCCCAAGTTGTGATGGTTTCTACAGGCAGACGGTAGGAAGGGTGGCCTTCTTTGGCCGATTTACCGATCGAGATCAACATAACAGGTTGATAACGCTCTTTGTCCATGCCAAATGCTTCTGCAATTTGATCTTTCTCATAACCACCAATTGGGTTGGTGTCATAACCATGAGCACGAGCAGCAAGCATCAATTGCATGGAAGCAAGGCCAGCATCGATCAGGTTAACGTCACGAAGATCGGAAGCAGCCATCTTTTCGTAATAAGGCATTACAGTTTTGAGCTGCATATCCTTAATGTCTTGTGGCATGTAACCAAGTTCTACAGCTTTACCAAAAATCTCATCCATGTATTCAACGTTGTTCATATCAATAAATACGCCAATAACAGCGGCAGAAGTCAACACTTGATTTTGATTAAATCTCGCAAGTGGAGCAAGCTTTTCTTTACCTTCAGCCGTATCAACAACCAGAAAACGCCAAGGCTGCAGATTGATCGAAGATGGTGCACGGGAAGCTTCGGACAGAATTTCTGTCATCTCTTCACGGCTGATCTTCACTTCAGGATCGTAAAGTTTAACAGAACGGCGACCGTAGGTAATTTCGTTAAAATCATTGGTTTTTTGGAATTTGCTTTGAATTGTACTCATTCATGGATCTCTCCTCTATATGGGTTTAGAAATTGTTGTGCATACGTTCCAGGAGATCGGCGAGTGACTGAACTTCGTCTTCACTGAAATCCTGTAAAATCTGGTTGATAAAATTGGTCTTCTCTGCTTTGTAGCCTTCAATCTGTTTCCGACCGTGGTCCGTCAAACGAACAAAAGTGACCCGATTATCGTCGGGGTTCTTGCGTCTTGTAACCATCAGGTCCGCCTCAAGCTGTTTCAAGTGGCGTGTAATCGCAGCACTATCAATGTTAATGATTTTCTGCAGCATGGATTGGTTAATCTCATCTACCTGATCCAGCTCATGCAGAATTTCGAAGCGAGAGGAACTGATACCTGTACAGCGTTCAAACTTGGGACTGATTTTGTTACCCAACACGTTCAACAGATTGATGATTTGTTCTTCTTTGGAAACAATACGTGTCATGACTAGACCTCCCGGGTGAATCTGAATCATGAACAACGGCGTATGTTAACCAATGATTAATGTTGCAGTATACAATGCCATTGCCTAATGATTATTTGTATGCTCTCGATCATTGATGTATCAATATTTGATGCGTCAATCATTGATGTCTCAATTAATATATCATGCCTTTTATGATTTTGCAACAGGTTAGAAAATGCTGCTGATTCTAGCGTTATTATCCCACTATGTTACATTACATTCCGTATATGTTGTCCAAATGGATAAGTTAATATTGATTGTTTATGTCATTGAGAATTGTTATCAACTAATTTATAATAAAATGAAATGTACATCATGAGCGAAATTAACAGGCATTTCCTAACAGCAACAAGAAGGTATGTCGATGTAACATGGTGGGAGGGAAAGTACAGCGGATATGAATTTAAATGATCACATCAGGTTGTGGAATCATGTTTTTGTCAAAATACTGGACGTACGCCAGAACGCTTTGGATCCTGGGGAGAAGCTGAGAAATTATCAACTACCAGCGAGTACCTATCTATATATCACCGACGGAAGTGCACGGATACGAATGGATCAACACAGATATATCGTGAAGGGATTCCACATCATTCATGGAGGCAAACAGGCGCATTTAAACATGGAGACGGATTCAGGCGTGACGTATTATATGATTTTGTACAAAGCCATTCTGGCCTTGCCCTGTGGGATGGAAATTCAGCATCTGATGGACCATGAACGTCCGTTCCAGGACCAATACGCACTTGTACCAACCCGTCCGCTGCACCTGTATCAGTGTATGGAGGAATTAAAACAGGAGTGGGAACAGTCCACTAAGCTTGCAAAGTTACATGCCAAAACCTTATTTCATCAATGGGTATATTCTTTGTTGGCAGACATATACGAACAATCCATTCAGCCACATAAACCGGATACGGTCACACAGGCTATTGAATACATGAATGCTCATCTCCATAAGCCCATAGCTCTTGACGTAATGGCAGAAGCAATGGAATGCAGTGTGGGGCACTTGTCCAGGTTGTTCAAACAAAAGTTAAACATCAGTCCCATCCAGTATCTTGGACAGATCCGAATGGAGAGGGCAGCACATCTTCTGGTGCATACCCGTGCTACGCTGCAACAGATTGCAGAACAGGTCGGCTATCCGGATGCACATTCACTGAGCCGCAGCTTCAAAAAAATAAAAGGTCTTTCTCCAATTCGTTATAAAAAAGGAGTAAGCCAACGGTTTAACAAGTCGCAACAGACATTGGTATTGAACAACAAGCAAGATTTGCCCAGTATAATGCAAGAAAATGCCCTTCATTCGTTACATTCCCATCTATATAATGATATTGATTATCAATATCAAAAGAATGTTGGAGGGGAATTAATAATGCAAGGAAAATTCAAAATGACAGCACTAAGCATGATGTTGTGTCTAACGCTATTGCTCACGGCCTGTTCCAGTCCGGCACCGTCTGCAAGTGGTACGCAAACAGAGACCAATGCGGCTACTACACAATCGGGTAACCAGACAACGGAGACAGGGAAATCGACTGCACAGCCGGAGACGCGGACGGTCTCCACAATGAGGGGAGATGTGGTAATTCCGGCCAATCCTCAGCGTGTCGCTTCAGA
This window contains:
- a CDS encoding PLP-dependent aminotransferase family protein; protein product: MIELTLLLNRESGDPLYTQLYHYIKKDILNGKLPADSRLPSIRSLSSHLHISRNTVDMAYQQLLAEGYVQSRPRSGLYIMDLKLEALPLSHVVSKDWLENSIQDSPEIRYNFRYGDVDAEHFPFATWRKLSNQSLLQNQMKLFSYGDPLGEPGLRSEISNYLHSSRGVNCSPDQIIIGAGVQYLLGVLSGLLGDVSHGIAMEDPGYDGVRTVFQHKGLDIHPIPLEADGLHIHKLYKSNSRIVYITPSHQFPYGMVMPLAKRMQLLKWATDQNGIIIEDDYDSEFRYVGKPIPSLQSLDTQQRTVYLGTFSKCLLPSLRIAYMVLPQTMLELHRKQDYRLYDQTVSHFQQNTLELFMSNGHWEAHIRKMRKVYRQKQFTLISMIQKMMGAQVTIIGEDAGLHILLRVHNGMDEHKLIATAEKEGVQVYPVSPFWAQPAQAEQSMVQIGFGGLSIEDITEGVYALHRAWFGV
- a CDS encoding LLM class oxidoreductase, which translates into the protein MNKPIDVMERIENPSTQAVENFNQHPGFRRMFAPDQLTIGLFLPLKFYKGHMDVLKGQADLVESIDQRNFAAVWVRDVPLFDPGFGDAGQVFDPFVYLAYLAARTRNVSLVTGSAIFTLRHPIDLAKAAASIDVLSGGRLVLGIASGDRPAEFPAYGIDGEHRDVRFRETVEFFRELIQDRTGAIQSSLGQLKGLELLPKPAAGGIPLVVTGSSRQSLDWIAKNSDGWLTYPEATANESGPQMLGHKISAWREKIPNGMFKPHMTNEWIDLVEDVNYPRTPLRGGYILRTGRAGLIQLLEEWRAVGVNHAALGIHFSSRPPAEVIQELAEEVLPLFPTHVSPKPLFTGW
- a CDS encoding lysophospholipase; its protein translation is MSIIETTIESFDGTRLYSSKNLVSDAKAAVVIVHGLAEHAGRYDYLTEKLNQRGFSVYRFDHRGHARSEGQRTFYKEFDHLIEDVHVIVEAALQESGDLPLFIIGHSMGGFATSSFGTKYPGKVKGIVLSGALTRYNTKVAGELPMDLPAGTYFPNELGSGVCSDPAVVSAYANDPLVEKQISVDLFNSLGNGITWLKENPKQFTDPVLVLHGANDGLVSEKDSRDFYGDIASTDKTLKIYAHLMHEIFNEPTRDDVIEEAITWIEKRI
- a CDS encoding MarR family winged helix-turn-helix transcriptional regulator — protein: MKLDWMGDHRELIEKIIKYGNAYSNTYKLQRSYGTDMMFSASQIQTLEYILEAEDKEEKMSEMAARLGVSRSTFSKNVKNLTEKGLLEKFHLSGNRKDIYVKPSLKGREVYTKYTEFVRELCFDEIFKYADQISEADKQNFVRIMDLFADVLVWYGEKEQEARKLIRIDSSET
- a CDS encoding FAD-binding oxidoreductase; amino-acid sequence: MKSSTKLTGRVIYKGDPGYEAARKNWDPHTDKYPKVFVFAQKTKDVSNAIRWARENNVPIRPRSGRHALEVNLSQVNGGIVIDVSDLNSIKLDKKNGTVVVGTGNRVGRIANTLAKQGFIAPFGDSPTVGIGGITLGGGIGPLQRTIGLISDNLLEVEMVDAKGKVIRANKNRNSDLFWASRGGGGGNFGVYTRYKFKVRRAPAKATVFKITWPWAQFEKVLKVWQRWAPSVDTRLGSELSIGPKKGGNVVMEGLFLGSKTEALRLLQPITSVGTPTSSIVRLLPYTEVVKFLLQPDPTETQRYSNQFSSGFGRKPFPDKAIKSMRTFLENLEEGPGGFYFLNWGGAVSRKSPRSTAFFWRKEKFYVEWTSTWLKPSHAAKNIALARNTRKKLQPYIVGSYINVPDQGIKNSGPVYYGANYARLRRVKAKYDPKNVFNNPQSITPARIV